A stretch of DNA from Ciona intestinalis chromosome 8, KH, whole genome shotgun sequence:
acataaaatataaaccaacaatAGAGTATAAACTACCTTATATTGAGTtgtatttagttaaaacaaattaggATGAGAGAAAGGGCTgcttaaaagttttaaaaacaactctTTCATTAACAGAGTTGAAATCTTACAAGTTGGAAGTTGGGTTATTCATCCACGCATGAAACAAATTCTCAGCGTTAGAAATGCATTCAACAGACCCATAGCTACATGCGGTGTCCATAATGATACCTTGTTTCAATCTGAAGAAATATAATCATTAGTGGTACAGCattagatttttaatgatgggttaaacaaaaaatgtaatttacgAAATGTGTTATGCGATGACCTGCTATTTACACTATCTAACTCTCTCTGTAAAACTTCAGTTggaaatttacatttaattcaaACACAACCACTAAAAGTACACCACAAATGTACCACAACCACTAAATACCACAACCACTAAAAGTACACCACAAATGTTAATCTACtgcagtaaaaaaaacttacttttctaCATGCCCTTCTGGTGTAGACGATGTATTGTTATATACAGGTTCAACCAAATACATCATGTAGTCcttttacaaaagtaaatgTTAATGCGGATTATAGAATTACTAAAAACATATAACTCAATgattgtaaattatttatcttcgcctggcaggcaacaacagtcattataacaaaagtgttctgtttcatacaccccgtgcccgcttacaattTACCACATGTATTAATGTTGTCAATTGTATTACAAAATCACTGAAAATTATCAGTCAAAtatgaaatgttgttttaccgaATAAACTCCATACACTTTAGACCTCCCAAGCATTTGAtcaaaatacttaaaaacattcaaagaactttTCCATGGAAGGTAATCTGAATCATTCCTtagaaattttgttgtttccaaagctatttcatattttagttGACCAGCCCTGTTGATAAGTCACACAGTGTGTAAAGTAggaaaaacatgcattttaaTACGAGTCAAAAACAACAGATTGTAACCAAACTTTACTAATTAATGTTTGTGTatcaaaaagttttaacttGTCTTTGCTACAatggaaaaaatgttatgtatttttgttgtCACTGCCAGGTGTATGTATTGCAAGTGTGAAAGGATTTCTTCAGCAATTGGTTTTGTGatcttaaattatttaaaaatgttagatttaaaaaagggTATTGCTAACAAACTAAGAGGACCCAGGCGTGCTGTGTAAGTTATTGACTTAATAACACATAAAGATGACAAATCCAATGTACCTTGCTAATGTAAGAGAATCATCTATCAGTTGACTTCTACTTTTTACATCAATTACctgaaataaacataataaaagcAACTATATAATAGAAACCTGTATTGAATTTATCTGATAATAACTATTAGACAAGACATGGCCTATGCGATGGACTAATTCTAAACTGAACCGAATTTATCTAAATATATGGGATGGGATTTTTGTCAGTCACATAGTACCTGAACTAAATTTATGGTTATAATGCACTTTTGATATTAATGTTATTgtaacacaaatatttaaacaatttacatggTTATCTAAACTGCAACTTATGAAgtgtttacatattttaatcttatttttaCCGTAAAGTTAACAGACAGTTGGTTCAAGATGCGATACCAGTTTTCCTCATCATAATTAACTCTGTAATATCCATAAGCACCATAGTTGCCAATAAAGTAGCTATCCTCTGACACAGTGAATTGGAAATCTagtgaaacaaatatatttggtgTATTCTGGCGTGTTTACTAAGCGCGCATGCTTCTAACCCAAAAGTTATTGGTTCGCATTCATaatggcacgaggtgtatgaaacatagcacccattttataacgattgttgtttctggccaagcgaggataaagcaagttacattcattcattttcttCCACCATTGTATAAAGCAGCCTGTACTAATTTTATAATCACTGGCTTTAATACATTACACTGATTTAAAAATCATGTAATGTAATATGAATAATATCACTATATATCAGGGGCGGGCAACTTACGGCCCGCGGGCCAGATCCGGCCCGCGACGGGATTTTGAGCGGCCCGCAGACAGTTTCCGGTCTTACATGATAGTGTGGCCCGCGGCCCAAATGTGCCTAACTTTCGAAAATCCAGGGTAcccttattaaaaataaatattcaatacTAACTACGACTTTCTTTCGAAAGACGCTACATATTTTCGCCAGGTATAATGGCCCTTATTTAGGTTTCAGGGTTGATATAATCGGcagatatttgttttttagcgATAATCTCGATTGGGCATACTTcgcagttgtttttatttcctgTGCTTAAAAAGCTGAATAACACACATCGTCCGTGTGACTTCAGAAACGTGTGGCGGCAATATACTGTTTGATCGGCGGACGCGATAAAGATTGTGAGACCTTGGAAGTGAGGCCAGCGATTAACGCATTTTCGGTTAGATGTGTGTTGCAACTGATGGAAATTTCTATAGATTATTTcgaatgtaataaaatacatgttttgaataaattattttttccgaTGACGAGCTAGCTATGCTCCCTTGCTGtcagtgatttttttaaatcgaggcCTTGCTTTCGCGCGTACAAAGTATAATTTTTGCAAACTATAGATACTTTAATGCGCATACGCgaaaaggcaaatatccaacctgttttcaagcaactgcaggctaaataatcaaggggacaaccgctattatgacgcaaataatcaacaggtgaattgctattatgtcgtaatcaattgccaggtcaaacaaacgctattatgatgcaatgaatccacgtgtgaatccttactatttcgtaataaacatgctgcttggctgaagaaaacattgtaaataaacagcagtgctacttctggGACATATTTAGGTTCAATGCGTCTTTATTTTACGACGCGTCTGTTTTGTGTTGATTAATTTTTGCATATTACTCAGCGTGCTCCTACCCTGAATTTTTTCGCGCTACGCGATTAATGTATCGATTCAGGAATCCGGCCCGCCAAGTCCTTTTTTTCCCATATCAGGCCCACCGACTGGAGAAGTTGCCCGCCCCTgctatatatagttatgtaGACATTTATTGGCATACAATTTggtattaataatatattttgtaaatttttgtgtttctgataaaataaaataaggcTCATAGATTTAAAACATTCAAGCGGAACATGTAATTATTGTTTCCATGTATGAACTCTCATAAATAATTACCATTATATGTACTGAGCCATCCCAGCTTTATTTCTTCCACCCCTTCCGCAATATACCACACTGGTACTTCCCATTTGTAACTGAAACACAATGATGGTTATTTTAAGTAAGTCGATTTGTGGCAACCGGACACtctcattaaaacaaacaaaaatttttttatttacataaaacagtgttaatttaattgaaaaagtaaaatgaataaatgtaacttatttatcttcatgtAGCggggcagttgttataacaagggtaaccaaataaaaatattcattattatattatagttgTTTAGGAATGAAAAAACTGAtcaaatttttttgtcatCAGCAACGATTTAAACGttatgcagaaagtataataTGAGTTGATTATTGATTTTTGATTAGGGAAGACCGGAGATGGTTCGGACGTGCTTGAAGCATACTCGCCTGTCGCCTTTCTTTTAAACAGTcctactattttttaatgatttaaaactattgtgaGCATACAATATAATGCATTTACCAACCCAGGCATGTTGTCCGACGTATTCCCAGACACGTGGTGacataaaaaagcaaaaacatagCCGACTGTTTAACTCCTGCTCAAAGTCTACGTTTGCTTATTGAAGTGTTGCTTCTAAACTACGACTTCACCGCAAAAGAATTACTTTCGGCTATCAGCGACCGAACTATACCCTTACAACCAAAATCTTAAAAAGTAGATATTTCAGTTGaactaacttttttattttaactaatcGGTTGAACTACCCATGCCCCCAAACAGTATGCTGctttctgttacttctgctaccaggcatagtataaataatgtagtagtggctcatctggtatataCCAGATAATACAGTATGCTGCTTTGTAATGGAAACATTAggatttgttaaaaatgatatCACAATgctctattgtgacgtcatgtacaTGATCcgaacttttttaaattttgaacttttttaaaaaaatttaaatatatcttcTGCATACCACcctaaataattaatattaaaatattatagttACTTGAATATAAGaatgttaatataattaatatagttACTTCAATGGATTGTAAGGTTGTGTTATATCAGCTTGAGGGTCAAGTAGAAACCGCTGTTGTTGAACAGTTGCTCTGTTCGAAACATCTTTGTCTCGTGTCATATTAACCACAGGGTAACCCATCTGTAAAACCCAGGTATCCATGGCTGTTATAAACCCCCCTGGAGGGTTTGTTGAACCCTGTGTTGCAAGGATTGCCTGGAAATACACAAACAGATTTTATGTCATAATCTaagtctttaaaaaaatacacgttaaataaaagtttaaatagcTTTAAAATCATTCTATTTCAGTAAGAGACTGGTGATATTTTAAGCAAATTATATCTCTTTTTTAGCTATGTGTTGGATTTGAAGCTATGTGTTGGATTTGATTTTTACGTATTTCGTAGCGCTTAATCCTGAATGTTATTTCGTTTTGATAGTTGTTTAACTTCATGAGCATTAGTTCAGTACCAAATTCACAGAATTTATCACAGTaagctttaaaatattaatagatTTTCAACACTCACATTTTCCCAATATGTGAACAACTGATTATGGTCAACAGGTCCATAAGCAAACTGTTCCAGATAATTCTgcaaacaaaaccaaataCTAAGTAGTACTTTTTAAACCGagttataataaagtttttacgaTGTGTTTATTCTTCATTTATGATCACTATAGGTGAGGTACTACATCAGACATGTCATGGAAACTGAGATTTAGCCAAGAGTCGGCCTATGACCCcacatttatgtatttatctaacatttatatttttacatatattaacTTTATGATGTATTTACCTTTAATCCAAGTTTGAATGCTTCTTCCCCAGTAAACTGGTGGATCATGCGAATGATACAAGCTCCTTTACTGTAACTTATGTCGTCAAACAAACCATTTATGTCATCGggtgtttcaatattttctgCAACTATTGGCCTTGATGTTGTGAGTGCATCAACAGCTAATGCGTCATGCAAATCAATCAAAACAAACTGGTCCATCTGTGTAAAGTATGTTTATTGCAGGATGAAAATAAACCGCTTTGAACATTTGatattacataatatttaaactattaaaagtgaaaattttaatatgataCCTAATGTTAATTGCATAGCATAATAACTTAAAGAAAACAATTGTGAATTAATAcctaaaacacaattttacagccaaaaaaacacctaaagcattaaacaataataaacagttatacattttggtaaattaaactgtaaaaagtttaaaaaagcttatttataacttaatattattaaacacaaatgtttGGCACAGCGTTTTAGGCGCCTGCATCGTAACCAAAGTATTCCTAGGCTCGATGCTCGACAGCGGTACTAGCACTgataggcgtatgtgtccttgggcaagatgcGGTGTTGAGGCAATgtgccaaatctggcctaaaccctATGTCCtagacaaggacctcacccacaaagaataatagacaaaataacacaaaaactAGTTTTTGAGTGGAAGCAATGACAGTTTCTTTTTTTCCACAACCATGCTTCCTTTATGTAGACGTACCATTCTCCATGATGGTTCCACATGATCAGTGCCGACGTATTCAATGAATGAAGCAAACCCTTCGTTTAACCACAGTTCATCCCACCATAGTGGAGTTATAAGGTCACCAAACCACTAGTGATAGAGATATAGGTATATGTTGGTATAGGTTATATGTTTACTCAGTGCACAAAGGCATAGAAAAATAATGGTCAAGTTAGCAATGGTAAAAAGAGTTTTTGTAATTAActacttaaaatttaaataggtTTAAGGTTACTGTTATGAATAACTTcgcatttaaaaattgataaaaaattatgtttctgTAACATTGTCACCATTACATTAAGTTAACTGTAACTACTATACTAAATTTCTATTCCATTTATGTACCATAGTTGTTTAAGAGaaactaaattaaacttattagcataatattaattaaagcaaaaagattaaaatttataaaaataatctcTATGATTAAACCTTTTACCACAATGATCGACTGAGctcaatcaaaaacaaaccggaagtaaccaacaaagcgggtttcagtcgccattTGTGACTGTGGAGCAATAGGTAGACTACATGTATTGTAACTCATACAGACTAATGATGTATGAGGATTAAGTGATTGCTGATTGGCAAAGAATTTGTGTAAAtgcgctttgtacaactcatGTTTCCTGCGCTCACTTGTAAACCTTCAATAGTTAATCTTGTTgtcgtttaaaaatgtttgcttttcGTGAATTTGGACAAATTGTAATCACGCAGTAGTTATGTAATGTtataagttaatattattcatgtaatgtttaactaaaaataatgtttttttgcgattaatgataataaggTATGAGAGCAGTTTAATGGGTCCCCACTTAAATagtaatagtttgattcaatCAATTTTGGTGTCAATCTTTGTGTGGATTCCTTATCTCACCAAGACTCAAACACATGCCCTCCCAAACTGTATAACTGTATAACCGCTGTCTCGACAAATCTGACAAATCCCGGGTTCGATCCTCGCCTGCCGTAACAatgtttttggattttttttaataagagatATAGAGGACATTTAGGGCTTCGATGCTAAAAGTTATTGCACAAGATGTCattcgttgttttaaatataactataaaacaaatccaaCAATGCTAACCTGATGTGTGAGTTCATGAGCAATAACATTTGCCACcctttgtttattgtaagcTGAATTAATAGCTTCATTGTATAACAATGCAGTTTCCCTGTACATCACTAAACCCCAGTTCTCCATCCCACCCAAGGCAAAATCTGGGATAGCTATCTGATCTGCAGATGTATTAAGATAAGATAACTTGAATAAAGGGACTTATTTTCCCTATGGGTCAATGTCATTCATTATAatacaagtgttctgtttcagacACTATATGCCAACTTTTGAGtaaccacatatataacttgtaTATCCTCGAAGGGCATTGACAGATCTTATTAACatgggtattctgttttatacacctcatgtcagctTACTAGtataaaatttagacaacacgTTTTACCCATTcattgtaaaatagaaacaagaTAAAACTTTCTGTTTACTGTGAATGCTAGTGCTGAACAAGGTAACTGAAACAGCTGATTCAATTAAAAGcatttgatttatatttattgtaagtttattacatttataaacgATTTACTCCATGTACTAccacattaaatattaaattgtaacAGAACTAACCTGATTTTGGTAATGGATAAGCCACATCAAAGTAAGTTTCATAATACTCCAGTATGGTAGGGGTAATGTTCTTTGCATATTCAACATTCTTGTTGATCACTTGCTCTGGTCTTGCATATATACGAGTCTAAAACAAAGATTCGGCTTAAttagttaaaaacttaaaatcttCTGTAACATTacatattgtaaaacataagtGAGAAGGAATTGTCCGGCCcaatagcacagttggttagcgcgcctgcctataacccaaaggtaatgggtcTAAGGCTcatcgttgctaccattgtgggtatatATGTCTTTGGGTAAGACGCTTAACAGCAATTgatccaacctagtggtcactaatgggttgtccaaattgtcagtcacacataaaaaacagaaaaatcccaaaaaaataatcactcacaaagtaacatacttggtaactcgtaagctgacaagAGCtgtttgaaacataacacttCTGTTTATCGACTGTCAATTTCgggcaacgcgaggataaagtaggCTACATTtaataacattcattcaattcaCTAGCACGAAAAATAATACTACTCTACAGGAAATTACTTttgaataaaaagatttttgcaTCTATCTAACTAATGCTCTAATTAAAACCATTTCCAATTTTTCCCCATGCTTTCTgtcaaacaaaagtaaaagtttCGTTACCTGAACAGGTGGAGTCCCTGCTGTGGAACTGTGCTCGTAACCAAACTCACTGACAACAAATGCCAAAAGGTAAGTGCTCATCCGGAACGTTCGTTGAAACTCTGTTCGTTTCCAGCCCTCGTATTGATCCTGGAATATCATATCATAAATGTTTATTCATCTCTTTGAATTTGATGGCAAAGTTCATATTATTagaacaacaaagaaaaggaaatcaacagcaaaacgacattAAACAAACACTATTAATAAAAGGTGTGGAAAAGAgcgtcaattaaaaaaatctttttacattaaaaatgagATGCTAATATTCCATATACTGTTtggtaaattaaacacaaatatctTACTGTAGTCATCACAAAAGGCATGTTAGAAAGAGCAAAGTTGGGGTCCTTATGCCAGAGAAAAATATCGAATGTTGCTTTCAAAGCTGGCTCGTCAAAACAAGGGAACGATTTCCTTGCATCGGTGGGTTGCATTTGAGACACAGCTATTGTTCTATGATGGTTTAAAGCAGCCCATAAGTAATAGGAAAATCACGTTTTTAATATCTagtaattaagtttttaagtGTCTATATAGAGGAAATAAGTTGGgtccatatatagtaggttgggttaaatcagtggttcttaaactggggggcGCGACCCCTAGGAGGGCGTGTAACACTTGGAAGGGGGGCgcgaaaaactataaaataaagtgttatatGTCTTATTACAGTGGTGTTCAAAGGGCTTAAATACAACGCAcgcaaaagttaaattaaaatagcaaaCCTTTAAGtctgaattgctattatgtcttaattaattgccagacaaaacaatcgctataatgatgcaatgaatccctattatttcgtaacaaacagtctacctggctaagaaaaacatggcAAATATAAGGCTAAACTATGACGCAAAAGTAAACGGAACGGTTATTTGATTTCACTTTTGCGATGATCGCgaaaatgtgttttacgcaataatacagATACAGTCAACCAAGGGGGTGCGGTTTAAAGCATGTCCAATATGTCAAGGTTTGGCTGTGGTGGATCATGACAGTAATTAATTGAACACCACtgtgataatttaacaaaaaggggGGGCGCAAGTTTGTTGAGATCTTcattgggggggggggggggcgtgtttcaaaaagtttaagaacccctgGGTTAAATGGTTCATACTTTTATTCTGTCCattgccccatttggtagtaaacaaagaatatttacaaaaatgtataACTGTATTCTCTCTACTCCAAAAATTAGGAtgtaattgaaagaaaaaggaacatattcaaatattatatttcatgtgGTGGTCCTTGTGGAGGACCTTGTATTTGAGCCACATACAAGCAAATAACTTACACTTCATCCCCATGACTATTAGTATATGTGCTCCTATATAACCCGGTGAGGTCATCTGCCAATTCACCAACAAATTTTGTATGTAGCGTGTAGTTTGCTCCTTCCACCAAACCTTCTTGCATCTCAACGATCAAATACTGATTCACATCGTAAAGCCAATGCTGTGTAATCGGGACTTCCTTGTTCTGTTAGAGAGGAATCATATATTCTAAAGCTATAAATCTTTTTacaacctttttttttttataactttttcgTAAGGTTTAACTTGTACAGGAATATGTAGAATTACATAAGAATTATAATATGGGATGAtagtattttaattattattttgtattttctggtttaaaattatattcttTTTAGTTAACAGTTTCTGCTCCAAcagatgtttattttaaattgtctgccgtacagaaaaacaatcaccaacaaagttacattagtggtaactcttaagcaggcacgaggtgtatgaaacagaacacccttgttgtaacgactgtcctaATCCTCCAATGCGAGAACAAATAAGTTtcactcattcatttattcaatacaacTTTCTTTTCAATTTTGACTTATTTCCTAGATTACAGTAgtaaagatcaaattaattaaaacaaagtaggGAAAGGAATTAGAAGCAACATGACAGTCATGAAAACGCGCTATTGGTGAAATCATGGCCACTAAACCAATATTAAACACTTAAGCTTATCAATGATAAAACATTAGTCATTTGTCGCATTTATACACATTGTGGTATGTCAAAAGTGACTTATACACTTACATCCTTGTCCAATACCACCACTTCATTATAGTCCAGTTTATTACTATGAATATAAATGAACTTGGTAGTGTTAACCACATGAAAGTGAGCATTGCTTGTGCCATTGAACTCGTACTTCCCATTAATGTCTGGTTCAAGGTTTGGTTGCAAATCCACCATATAGTGGTATGGTACCAGGTAAGGTGGTAACCTGATAACAATGACATTTTCgtaatgattttatttaataacctatataactttataataatttttaattcttatatatatagtagggtggggtaggacactttttcagacaagacttttttaattttctttttacagaccttgtttaatgataatcaggaaacaaaagttacagaaatatttgaGAGTATTATTCTGACTTTATAAAACGGCGTTCAAGCTgataactgtttttaaatatttaaaaaataaatagaaaaaaatagaaacagtatattttaagaaatagaaacagtatattttaagcaaggtaaaaaaaaggtttgcatttaatttaataataaactataTCAGCAGGGCAAGGGAAAGAATGtataaacttgattttcaaagtgtacagtattattttcatgtttccTAATAGTAAATGCACTTATTAAGCAAAATTAGCAAGGATTTTACACTGTCCCGTCTTATCTTGTGCTTTTTccaatttgtaaaatttcacctgttgtgcgaatcgctaaataagtcctttgaattgttgttaattaataaagaaatgatagtactattttgtggtattacccaaaaaccgccatctgttttgattttgaaaatatttaggAATAtatgcttaagtgtcccattttaccctaatttaatataactactatttttaataataccttttgtttttaaatatatataacttaataataacTCCTATTTTCtgcaataaaattgttttaaagagctaaaagtaacttttaatTGCGGTAAACAAGCTAGTAAAACATTGAAGAGAAGGCAAATGGGAAAGAGTTAaaaatatagcaacaaaagacattcataaaaaacatgcaggtaaaatatatttacaacctTATATCTTTCCACGGCCCTGCCAGTGGATTGCTGGTAGCATCAGTAACAGAAGATGTTGTATTGCTGGTTGTCaccattgttgttgttgtagcaTATTCAACCACGGTTGTAGTTTTACCAAGTAACCCCGCTAGCAAACCAACTGCAACTGaaagattaaaatatatttacattaaaatatttgtgggATAAACATTTTGATGGGACCAAAACAATTATCGACATATGAACCTACTGGGTTGGAAACAAAACCTCAGGCCTCTTATGCAAACTTGGTTTATCCGCATACCCTAATGCCCAACTGCAGTTtcctatgaatgaatgaatgaatgaatataacgtatttatcttcacatggtggggcaacggaAGGCGTTATATcttacatatattaaaaatacactatATGTTACAGTCAAATACTTACCTATTACTAGGATGACAACAATTGTAATAATAGCACATGTTACTTTGCTCAATACAACCTTACCACCCATGTCTTTATATCAAGTACACAGCTTAAAAGGTCAATCGTTTACTGCTTACCACGTATTATAAGATAACCGACAACTTACCACACAGCACATACATAGCTATGCAGTATCAATTCCCAAGAGCTTTCATTCTACTAAACTAACATTTGCTTAGTGCTGCCatcattttgattttatgttgtttgtaaTTTACTATCTTGTTAAAGCACACGGTATGTCAGGACAGAGCAAACATGATGCGGGATTGTAATAGCAGAGTTATTTGCTTAATGTGTtcataatatcaaaaatatATCATTCAATTAATGGTGTGCTAAACCACAACTAAGTCAGGTCTTTTaacaaaatagatttaaacttaaacaaccAAAATATCTTTACGGTAACGTTGTTATGAAGGCTATTATTTTGGTCCTGACAATTACCTAGGATAAAAACTGGTATGTTATGTATAGGACGCAGACTAAGACCAATCGCTCTTACCcctagaaaaaaaacatatggagaacatgtgtgttttgttacatATGCGGAAGATTGAAAGACTCTGTTCATTAGGTACACAAATCACTCATTCCATTCTCGTAGTTCTATAAACTCCATGTAAATtccttctttctttttaaaatctttgtgGTTTCCAACCTACAAAAACTTAAGTTGTTTTACAcgacaaaatatatttttataatatgcaCATATATTATGCAACCAAGATAAAATTATAAGTTCAACACTGGGAAATTTCAGATATAATTtcaattacattttaattacagataaataaaatgacaaaattcCACTGtacataaaacaacataatttttgtttgtgtctTCCAATATAATATCGAAGCTCAAATTAAtcaaacaacaaagagaataaaatgacagttgttaaaaacatgttacaCAATAAGTTAATAATTCACCTCAACAACCCTCCCCCCTTCTTAACCGCAATGACATCAGCATTTTTAAGCATGCTTGCACAGTGGGCTATCACAAGGACTGTACAATTAACCATAACAAGATCAATTTTTCACCAATCTTTCAGATTCAGCATCTAAGGTGCTAGTTGCTTTATCAAGTATAAGAATGCCTGTGGAGCATAAGAGTGTATTATGGTGATGTATGAAATCTAAACAATAGCCACagagttacattcaattactcccaactcagtggtcactaa
This window harbors:
- the LOC100180384 gene encoding aminopeptidase Ey isoform X3 encodes the protein MGGKVVLSKVTCAIITIVVILVIVAVGLLAGLLGKTTTVVEYATTTTMVTTSNTTSSVTDATSNPLAGPWKDIRLPPYLVPYHYMVDLQPNLEPDINGKYEFNGTSNAHFHVVNTTKFIYIHSNKLDYNEVVVLDKDNKEVPITQHWLYDVNQYLIVEMQEGLVEGANYTLHTKFVGELADDLTGLYRSTYTNSHGDEVTIAVSQMQPTDARKSFPCFDEPALKATFDIFLWHKDPNFALSNMPFVMTTDQYEGWKRTEFQRTFRMSTYLLAFVVSEFGYEHSSTAGTPPVQTRIYARPEQVINKNVEYAKNITPTILEYYETYFDVAYPLPKSDQIAIPDFALGGMENWGLVMYRETALLYNEAINSAYNKQRVANVIAHELTHQWFGDLITPLWWDELWLNEGFASFIEYVGTDHVEPSWRMMDQFVLIDLHDALAVDALTTSRPIVAENIETPDDINGLFDDISYSKGACIIRMIHQFTGEEAFKLGLKNYLEQFAYGPVDHNQLFTYWENAILATQGSTNPPGGFITAMDTWVLQMGYPVVNMTRDKDVSNRATVQQQRFLLDPQADITQPYNPLNYKWEVPVWYIAEGVEEIKLGWLSTYNDFQFTVSEDSYFIGNYGAYGYYRVNYDEENWYRILNQLSVNFTVIDVKSRSQLIDDSLTLARAGQLKYEIALETTKFLRNDSDYLPWKSSLNVFKYFDQMLGRSKVYGVYSDYMMYLVEPVYNNTSSTPEGHVEKLKQGFLLT